The Pochonia chlamydosporia 170 chromosome 1, whole genome shotgun sequence genome window below encodes:
- a CDS encoding HLH transcription factor (Hpa3) (similar to Cordyceps militaris CM01 XP_006672206.1): MSAMETQSQQPVAPPKAAGLNNILNNDDQPSHNGPPLQLRDSGFYSTAEASSKHTSAASFNVNGLSPAGSGYQSSLADKTPSPVATNLVPQALVSPSASNMSVASMVSPTSPTSDRRFDRPTSIESQGQNGATLGENLAAGGGPRRESVDSRINQGISDMRLGSSPYASNNQSTSSIQNTLHSQRNPRPGLEALSVHRISNGYQPSAERNPVEPKVIKTAPAITGPATGHIARAAEPTKGQAWAFPEEEIQRVGPPVHYDDSRRSSITESIASSQFTTESRLPPGQRRLEDGAEYARMSTASNDFPPVHHHTMQHKQLSDLQAEEGSGPPGSQPYSRTPELRVSHKLAERKRRTEMKELFDQLRDLMPQERGSKASKWEILTKAIAEHQRQNDHIRALQSHYNTAASENELLRRELQTLRMELGPTGGAAQQQGPPPPPPSQSSQPPPASYGADPYSNANRTELPPLRSLHNGPESMTGVQYDAPRVNGYRQERY; this comes from the exons ATGTCAGCCATGGAGACGCAAAGTCAGCAGCCCGTTGCGCCTCCCAAAGCAGCAGGGCTGAACAATATTCTCAACAATGATGACCAACCTTCACACAACGGACCGCCTCTGCAGCTCCGGGACTCTGGCTTCTACTCGACAGCTGAGGCATCCAGCAAAC ATACATCCGCTGCCTCCTTCAATGTGAATGGACTCAGTCCGGCAGGTTCTGGCTACCAATCGTCGCTCGCAGATAAAACCCCCTCTCCAGTCGCCACAAACTTGGTCCCTCAAGCCCTTGTTTCGCCCTCAGCGAGCAACATGAGCGTTGCCTCCATGGTTTCGCCCACATCGCCAACCAGCGACCGAAGATTCGATCGACCGACATCAATTGAATCCCAGGGACAGAATGGCGCAACTCTCGGGGAGAATCtcgctgctggcggcggtcCAAGGCGCGAGAGTGTCGATAGCAGAATTAACCAGGGCATCAGCGATATGCGCCTGGGGTCGTCGCCCTACGCTAGCAACAATCAGTCCACCAGCTCCATCCAAAATACTCTGCATTCACAACGGAACCCTCGACCTGGTCTGGAAGCCCTATCCGTACACAGAATTTCCAATGGCTATCAACCCAGCGCGGAACGCAACCCTGTTGAGCCCAAGGTCATCAAGACTGCCCCTGCGATTACTGGCCCTGCAACTGGACACATTGCCAGAGCTGCCGAGCCGACCAAGGGTCAAGCATGGGCGTTTCCCGAAGAAGAGATCCAGCGGGTTGGACCGCCTGTTCACTACGATGACTCTCGCCGTAGCAGCATCACCGAGTCCATTGCGAGCAGCCAATTCACCACCGAATCAAGATTACCTCCTGGCCAACGGAGACTCGAGGATGGCGCCGAGTATGCTCGCATGTCGACCGCCTCCAACGACTTCCCCCCTGTCCACCACCATACCATGCAACACAAGCAGTTGAGCGATCTTCAGGCCGAAGAAGGCTCTGGCCCCCCCGGGTCTCAGCCATATAGCCGCACCCCTGAGCTGAGAGTAAGTCACAAGCTCGCCGAACGCAAGCGCCGTACAGAAATGAAGGAGCTGTTTGATCAATTAAGAGACTTGATGCCGCAAGAACGTGGATCAAAGGCATCAAAATGGGAAATTTTGACAAAGG CCATTGCTGAACACCAGCGGCAAAATGACCACATTCGCGCCCTTCAGTCCCACTACAACACGGCCGCGTCAGAGAATGAACTGCTGCGGCGTGAATTACAGACCCTTCGCATGGAACTTGGCCCAACCGGTGGTGCTGCCCAACAACAAGGACCTCCTCCCCCACCACCTTCACAGAGCTCACAGCCGCCTCCGGCATCATATGGCGCCGACCCGTAttccaatgccaacagaACCGAATTGCCACCACTGCGATCCCTTCACAACGGACCAGAGTCCATGACTGGAGTCCAATACGATGCCCCTCGGGTCAATGGCTATCGACAGGAACGATACTAG